Proteins encoded together in one Carya illinoinensis cultivar Pawnee chromosome 3, C.illinoinensisPawnee_v1, whole genome shotgun sequence window:
- the LOC122303644 gene encoding phospho-2-dehydro-3-deoxyheptonate aldolase 2, chloroplastic-like, which produces MALSNAATLSSKSLYSNTHPLSQPQRQPTFSLVPTTKAHDAKPLATRISAVHAAEPSTKQSPPPVAVSPLKWTVESWKSKPALQLPEYPDQKDLETVLKTIEAFPPIVFAGEARHLEEKLAEAAMGNAFLLQGGDCAESFKEFSANNIRDTFRVLLQMGAVLMFGGQMPVIRVGRMAGQFAKPRSTPLEERDGVKLPSYKGDNINGDAFDEKSRTPDPQRLIRAYSQSAATLNLLRAFATGGYAAMQRISEWNLDFAEHSEQGDRYQELAHRVDEALGFMAAAGLTVDHPVMRTAEFWTSHECLHLPYEQALTRMDSTSGLYYDCSAHMLWVGERTRQLDGAHIEFLRGVSNPLGIKVSNKMDPNDLVKLIEILNPHNKPGRITIIARMGAENMRVKLPHLIRAVRRAGQIVTWVCDPMHGNTITAPCGLKTRPFDAILAEVRAFFDVHEQEGSHPGGVHLEMTGQNVTECIGGSRTVTYDDLSSRYHTHCDPRLNASQSLELAFIIAERLRKRRIGTQRLLSLSL; this is translated from the exons ATGGCTCTCTCAAACGCCGCCACTCTCTCCTCCAAATCCCTTTACAGCAACACCCACCCACTCTCTCAACCGCAACGCCAACCCACTTTCTCTCTCGTTCCCACCACCAAAGCACATGATGCCAAGCCCCTCGCTACTCGCATCTCCGCCGTCCACGCTGCAGAGCCCTCCACAAAGCAGTCGCCGCCGCCCGTCGCGGTCTCTCCTTTGAAATGGACGGTGGAGAGCTGGAAGTCCAAGCCGGCGCTTCAGCTCCCTGAGTACCCGGACCAGAAGGACCTGGAGACGGTTTTGAAGACAATCGAGGCCTTCCCGCCCATTGTGTTCGCGGGCGAGGCGAGGCACTTGGAGGAGAAGCTGGCCGAGGCGGCCATGGGCAACGCCTTCCTCTTGCAAGGAGGGGACTGCGCCGAGAGTTTCAAGGAGTTCAGTGCTAATAACATAAGGGATACCTTCAGAGTGCTTCTTCAGATGGGTGCTGTTCTCATGTTTGGTGGTCAAATGCCTGTCATTAGG GTTGGGAGAATGGCGGGTCAGTTTGCGAAACCCAGATCGACTCCACTTGAGGAAAGGGATGGAGTGAAGCTGCCAAGTTACAAAGGGGACAACATAAATGGTGATGCTTTTGATGAGAAATCAAGGACTCCGGACCCCCAGAGATTGATAAGGGCTTATAGCCAATCCGCGGCTACTCTCAACCTTCTTAGGGCCTTTGCCACTGGAGGATATGCTGCAATGCAGAGGATTAGTGAATGGAATCTTGATTTTGCGGAGCACAGCGAGCAGGGAGATAG GTACCAGGAATTGGCTCACCGGGTTGATGAGGCCCTAGGATTCATGGCTGCTGCGGGACTTACTGTTGACCACCCTGTAATGAGGACAGCTGAATTCTGGACCTCCCATGAGTGTTTGCATTTGCCTTATGAGCAAGCACTCACTAGGATGGATTCAACTTCCGGTCTGTACTACGATTGCTCTGCTCACATGCTTTGGGTTGGGGAGCGTACCCGGCAACTGGATGGTGCCCATATAGAGTTCCTTAGGGGAGTTTCCAATCCTCTTGGAATCAAG GTGAGCAACAAAATGGATCCAAATGACCTAGTCAAGCTCATTGAAATCCTGAATCCCCATAACAAGCCAGGAAGGATTACAATAATTGCAAGAATGGGTGCCGAGAACATGAGAGTTAAGCTTCCCCATTTGATCAGAGCTGTTCGCAGGGCTGGGCAAATTGTGACCTGGGTCTGTGATCCAATGCATGGAAACACCATAACGGCACCATGTGGACTTAAAACACGTCCCTTCGATGCAATTTTG GCCGAGGTGCGGGCATTCTTTGATgtgcatgagcaagaagggagcCACCCTGGTGGAGTTCATCTGGAGATGACTGGTCAGAATGTGACAGAGTGCATTGGAGGGTCTCGAACAGTGACTTATGACGATTTGAGCTCACGTTATCACACTCACTGTGACCCAAGACTCAACGCTTCTCAGTCTCTCGAACTAGCCTTCATCATTGCAGAGCGGCTTAGAAAGAGAAGAATTGGAACTCAACGTCTGCTTTCTTTGAGCCTTTAG